The following proteins are encoded in a genomic region of Brachypodium distachyon strain Bd21 chromosome 1, Brachypodium_distachyon_v3.0, whole genome shotgun sequence:
- the LOC100838631 gene encoding UDP-glucuronate 4-epimerase 3 — protein sequence MAPQLTGAPGSAAAAAGAAAVKSQFHHYHHHRLPPRHHHSSATSLLSKLAFWSVCSLSLLLAFLLLSPSAAPAPRASPDSPRRSLHASPSATWGGAAWEKKVRASARVRRTNGRGLSVLVTGAAGFVGCHAAAALRRRGDGVLGLDNFNDYYDPALKRGRAALLARSGVYVVDGDIADAELLAKLFDVAPFTHVLHLAAQAGVRHALVDPMSYVRANVAGLVALLEAARAADPQPAIVWASSSSVYGLNSHVPFSEHDRTDRPASLYAATKKAGEEIAHVYNHIYGLSLTALRFFTVYGPWGRPDMAYFFFTRDILAGRPITVYESSGGGTHQTTISRDFTYIDDIVKGCVAALDTAGRSTGSGGKKRGPAPFRTYNLGNTSPVPVTQLVDLLEKMLKVKAVRRVVKMPRNGDVPYTHANISLAQRELGYQPSTDLQTGLKKFVRWYLEYYMPELAVKLKQHGSSNSKGLRGRNGSTSSAR from the coding sequence ATGGCGCCGCAGCTGACCGGCGCGCcaggctcggcggcggcggcggccggcgcggcggccgtcAAGTCGCAGTTCCACcactaccaccaccaccgcctcccccCGCGCCACCACCACTCCTCCGCGACGTCGCTCCTCTCCAAGCTCGCCTTCTGGTCCGTCTGCTCCCTCTCGCTActcctcgccttcctcctcctctccccctccgccgcccccgccccgcGCGCCTCCCCCGACTCCCCGCGCCGCTCCCTCCACGCATCCCCTTCCGCCACctggggcggcgccgcctggGAGAAGAAGGTGCGGGCCTCCGCGCGGGTCAGACGGACCAACGGGCGTGGCCTCTCCGTCCTCGTCACGGGGGCCGCGGGCTTCGTCGGCTGccacgcggccgccgcgctgcGCCGCCGGGGCGACGGCGTACTCGGACTCGATAACTTCAACGACTACTACGACCCCGCCCTCAAGCGCGGCCGGGCCGCACTACTCGCACGCTCGGGGGTCTACGTTGTCGACGGCGACATCGCGGACGCCGAGCTCCTCGCCAAGCTGTTCGATGTCGCGCCTTTCACGCACGTCCTGCATCTCGCTGCTCAGGCAGGCGTGCGGCACGCGCTCGTTGACCCGATGTCCTATGTACGGGCAAACGTGGCCGGACTCGTGGCGCTGCTTGAGGCGGCGCGCGCAGCCGACCCGCAGCCGGCGATCGTCTGGGCATCTTCGTCTTCAGTGTACGGACTGAACTCTCATGTGCCTTTCTCCGAGCATGACAGGACGGACCGACCAGCGTCTCTGTATGCAGCGACCAAGAAGGCTGGTGAGGAGATCGCTCATGTCTACAACCACATCTATGGGCTCTCGCTCACCGCCCTCCGGTTTTTTACCGTCTATGGGCCGTGGGGGCGCCCCGACATGGCATACTTCTTCTTCACCCGGGACATTCTTGCTGGTCGACCAATCACGGTGTATGAGAGTTCTGGTGGAGGCACACACCAGACCACAATTTCCCGGGATTTCACCTACATTGATGATATTGTGAAAGGGTGTGTTGCGGCATTGGATACAGCTGGGCGGAGCACAGGCAGCGGTGGCAAAAAGCGAGGGCCGGCGCCATTCAGGACATACAATTTGGGGAACACGTCTCCTGTGCCGGTGACACAGCTGGTGGATTTACTGGAGAAGATGCTCAAGGTGAAGGCTGTGAGGAGAGTTGTTAAGATGCCAAGGAATGGGGATGTGCCTTACACACATGCTAACATCAGCCTTGCACAGCGGGAGCTTGGGTACCAGCCATCAACTGATCTCCAAACAGGGCTCAAGAAGTTTGTACGGTGGTATCTTGAGTACTACATGCCTGAGTTGGCTGTGAAGCTGAAGCAGCACGGCAGTAGCAATAGCAAGGGTTTGCGTGGTCGGAATGGCAGCACGAGCAGCGCAAGATGA